Proteins from a single region of Streptomyces spectabilis:
- the smpB gene encoding SsrA-binding protein SmpB: MAKEKVKRKAAKANEKAAKPKMIAQNKKARHDYHILDTYECGVVLMGTEVKSLRLGRASLVDGFVQIDGHEAWLHNIHIPEYVQGTWTNHSAKRKRKLLLHRAEIDKLEAKSQETGHTLVPLALYFKDSRVKVEIALAKGKKEYDKRQTLREKQDLRETNRAISAVRRRQGIA, translated from the coding sequence ATGGCGAAGGAAAAGGTAAAGCGCAAGGCCGCGAAGGCCAACGAGAAGGCCGCCAAGCCCAAGATGATCGCGCAGAACAAGAAGGCGCGGCACGACTACCACATCCTGGACACGTACGAGTGCGGCGTGGTCCTGATGGGCACCGAGGTCAAGTCCCTCAGGCTCGGCCGGGCCTCCCTGGTGGACGGCTTCGTGCAGATCGACGGCCACGAGGCCTGGCTGCACAACATCCACATCCCGGAGTACGTCCAGGGCACGTGGACCAACCACTCCGCCAAGCGCAAGCGCAAGCTGCTGCTGCACCGCGCGGAGATCGACAAGCTGGAGGCGAAGTCCCAGGAGACGGGGCACACGCTCGTACCGCTCGCCCTGTACTTCAAGGACAGCCGCGTCAAGGTCGAGATCGCGCTGGCCAAGGGCAAGAAGGAGTACGACAAGCGGCAGACGCTGCGCGAGAAGCAGGACCTGCGCGAGACGAACCGCGCGATCTCCGCCGTCCGGCGGCGCCAGGGCATCGCCTAG
- a CDS encoding acyltransferase family protein, with protein sequence MTHHPTRAAAPPAPVPSPAPRDRYLDLLRTLALVRVVVYHLFGWAWLTVLFPSMGVMFALAGSLTARSLKRPAWQVIKSRVRRLLPPLWVFSAAALFLLLAAGWKPGDDPDLGGTWGLLSLANYVLPVGAPPFPWHLGDKAGLLEDTWAVQVVGPLWYLRTYLWFVVASPLLLWAFRRAPWATLLAPLALTALLTTEIVRIPGQTGDAVWDFAVYGGCWILGFAHHDGVLARVPRYLAVSLATLTMAFGLWWASGHLGPDGWDLNDIPLAQATWSLGFVVVLLVHSPSWHRLPGRLARWDGLITLSNNRAVTIYLWHNLLIMATVPLIDMAYDVPFMTERTMAALDSTYMMWMFMLVWPLIGLMVLAVGWVEDLAARRRPRAWPDGRAKRGRGGP encoded by the coding sequence ATGACGCACCACCCCACGCGCGCGGCCGCGCCCCCGGCCCCGGTGCCGTCCCCGGCTCCCCGTGACCGCTATCTCGACCTCCTCCGCACCCTCGCCCTGGTCCGCGTCGTCGTCTACCACCTCTTCGGCTGGGCCTGGCTGACGGTCCTGTTCCCGTCGATGGGCGTGATGTTCGCCCTCGCGGGCTCCCTGACCGCGCGCTCCCTGAAGCGTCCGGCGTGGCAGGTCATCAAGTCCCGCGTACGCCGCCTCCTTCCGCCCCTGTGGGTGTTCAGCGCGGCCGCCCTGTTCCTGCTCCTCGCGGCGGGCTGGAAGCCGGGCGACGACCCGGACCTCGGCGGCACCTGGGGCCTGCTGAGCCTCGCCAACTACGTCCTGCCGGTCGGGGCGCCGCCCTTCCCCTGGCACCTCGGCGACAAGGCGGGCCTCCTGGAGGACACCTGGGCCGTGCAGGTCGTGGGCCCGCTCTGGTACCTCCGCACGTACCTGTGGTTCGTGGTCGCCTCGCCGCTGCTCCTGTGGGCCTTCCGGCGCGCGCCCTGGGCGACGCTCCTCGCCCCCTTGGCCCTGACGGCCCTACTGACCACGGAGATCGTCCGCATCCCCGGCCAAACGGGCGACGCCGTCTGGGACTTCGCCGTCTACGGAGGCTGCTGGATCCTCGGCTTCGCCCACCACGACGGCGTCCTCGCGCGGGTCCCGCGCTACCTCGCCGTCTCCCTCGCCACCCTCACCATGGCCTTCGGCCTGTGGTGGGCCTCGGGCCACCTCGGTCCCGACGGCTGGGACCTGAACGACATCCCCCTCGCCCAGGCCACGTGGTCGCTCGGCTTCGTCGTCGTCCTGCTCGTCCACTCCCCGTCCTGGCACCGGCTCCCCGGCCGCCTGGCCAGGTGGGACGGGCTCATCACCCTCTCCAACAACCGTGCCGTCACGATCTACCTCTGGCACAACCTCTTGATCATGGCGACGGTCCCACTGATCGACATGGCGTACGACGTCCCGTTCATGACCGAGCGGACGATGGCGGCGCTCGACTCGACGTACATGATGTGGATGTTCATGCTGGTGTGGCCGCTGATCGGATTGATGGTGCTGGCCGTGGGGTGGGTGGAGGACCTGGCCGCGCGGCGGAGGCCGCGGGCGTGGCCGGACGGCCGCGCGAAGCGGGGCCGGGGCGGGCCGTAA
- a CDS encoding S41 family peptidase, which produces MSGPDWLASPRRIRHGAALTLVFASVLAAGAATGSWSEDPPEGRNPAAPSTRSVASSREPDPDRDRDRDPAEDAADAAAEAMADGKSGTEAAEDAVSRSGDRWASVYSQGEYKEFEQALDGAYTGVGLWARRAADGRIEVSKVRAEGPAARAGIRQGDRLTTVDGRKVKGRPVTEVVSLLRGAREGTPVALGLERGTRAWRTTLRRERLSTDSVSVTRLRDGAVKIKVDAFTKGSGAAVRDAVRRAPRGAGVLLDLRGNAGGLVTEAVTAASALLDGGLVATYDVRGRQRALHARPGGDAARPVVALVDGGTMSAAELLTGALQDRGRAVVVGSRTFGKGSVQMPSRLPDGSVAELTVGHYRTPSGRGVDGRGITPDLEVDGGAQERAETVLTGLGPPS; this is translated from the coding sequence ATGTCAGGCCCCGATTGGCTCGCCTCGCCCCGCCGCATCCGCCACGGGGCGGCCCTGACATTGGTGTTCGCGAGCGTCCTGGCAGCCGGCGCGGCCACCGGCTCCTGGAGCGAGGACCCCCCGGAAGGCCGGAACCCTGCGGCCCCCTCCACCCGTTCCGTCGCCTCGTCCCGCGAGCCCGACCCCGACCGGGATCGGGACCGGGACCCCGCCGAGGACGCGGCGGACGCCGCCGCCGAGGCCATGGCCGACGGCAAGTCCGGCACCGAGGCCGCCGAGGACGCCGTCAGCCGCAGCGGCGACCGCTGGGCGTCGGTGTACTCCCAGGGCGAGTACAAGGAGTTCGAGCAGGCCCTGGACGGCGCCTACACCGGCGTCGGCCTGTGGGCCCGGCGCGCCGCCGACGGCCGCATCGAGGTGTCGAAGGTGCGCGCCGAGGGACCCGCCGCCCGCGCGGGCATCCGCCAGGGCGACCGCCTCACCACCGTCGACGGCCGCAAGGTCAAGGGCCGCCCGGTGACGGAGGTCGTCTCCCTGCTGCGTGGCGCCCGCGAGGGCACCCCGGTGGCCCTCGGCCTGGAGCGCGGCACGCGCGCGTGGCGGACGACGCTGCGCCGGGAGCGCCTGTCGACGGACTCGGTGAGCGTGACCCGGCTCCGCGACGGCGCCGTGAAGATCAAGGTGGACGCCTTCACCAAGGGCTCGGGCGCGGCCGTGCGCGACGCGGTGCGGCGGGCCCCCCGGGGCGCCGGTGTCCTGCTCGACCTGCGGGGCAACGCGGGCGGTCTGGTCACCGAGGCCGTCACCGCCGCCTCCGCGCTCCTGGACGGCGGCCTGGTGGCGACGTACGACGTCCGCGGGCGGCAGCGCGCGCTGCACGCGCGCCCCGGCGGCGACGCCGCGAGACCCGTGGTCGCGCTCGTCGACGGCGGCACGATGAGCGCGGCCGAGCTGCTCACCGGGGCCCTCCAGGACCGCGGGCGCGCGGTCGTCGTGGGCTCCAGGACGTTCGGCAAGGGCTCGGTGCAGATGCCGAGCCGCCTGCCCGACGGCTCCGTCGCCGAGCTGACCGTCGGGCACTACCGCACCCCTTCGGGGCGGGGGGTCGACGGCCGGGGCATCACCCCGGACCTCGAGGTCGACGGCGGGGCCCAGGAGCGGGCCGAGACAGTATTGACTGGCCTCGGACCCCCCTCGTAG
- a CDS encoding MFS transporter — MPQAPSPQAPSDAPDISPSAGPADPTDPTAPAASHTALRDRGARRNPYARLFTVPGALAFTVGNLIARLPMGMFSVSAVTMIAGSRGSYALAGAVTATGLAATALVAPWTARLVDRHGQARVAVPATAFAVLGSLSLLLCVRYGAPDWTLFASYAATATVPNTGGMSRARWAHLLKGDARALHTANSFEQAADELCFMLGPVLAAFLCGALFPEAGTLVAAALLLTGVLLFAAQRTTEPPPHGRTDPASKTGSPLRARGMPALLVVFLATGAVFGAMEVVTLAYADERGHKTAAGLVLALQAAGSCAAGLVFGAVRPRGPLHRRRLLCAAAMAALMCLPLLAAAATGSLVVLAGALLCAGMATAPTMVTAMTLVQKLTPEGRTNEGMTLAVTGLLGGIACGAAASGWTVEHLGATTGYAVPVAAAGCALLLTLLGGDPAKEAVSTGRA; from the coding sequence ATGCCGCAAGCCCCTTCGCCGCAGGCCCCTTCCGACGCCCCCGACATATCCCCTTCCGCCGGCCCCGCCGACCCCACCGACCCCACCGCCCCGGCGGCATCCCACACCGCTCTCCGGGACCGGGGCGCCCGCCGCAACCCCTACGCCCGCCTCTTCACCGTCCCCGGAGCCCTCGCCTTCACCGTCGGCAACCTCATCGCGCGGCTGCCCATGGGCATGTTCAGCGTGAGCGCGGTGACGATGATCGCCGGATCCCGCGGCTCGTACGCGCTCGCGGGCGCCGTCACCGCCACCGGGCTCGCGGCGACCGCCCTCGTGGCGCCCTGGACGGCGCGGCTCGTCGACCGCCACGGGCAGGCCCGCGTGGCCGTGCCCGCCACCGCGTTCGCCGTGCTCGGCTCGCTCTCGCTGCTGCTGTGCGTACGGTACGGGGCCCCCGACTGGACCCTGTTCGCCTCGTACGCCGCCACGGCCACGGTCCCGAACACCGGCGGCATGTCACGCGCCCGCTGGGCCCACCTCCTGAAGGGCGACGCGCGCGCCCTGCACACCGCCAACTCCTTCGAGCAGGCCGCGGACGAGCTGTGCTTCATGCTCGGCCCGGTGCTCGCCGCCTTCCTGTGCGGGGCGCTCTTCCCGGAGGCGGGCACCCTCGTGGCCGCCGCGCTGCTCCTGACGGGCGTGCTGCTCTTCGCCGCCCAGCGCACGACGGAACCGCCGCCCCACGGTCGTACGGACCCCGCGTCGAAGACGGGATCACCCCTCCGCGCACGGGGCATGCCCGCGCTGCTCGTCGTCTTCCTGGCCACCGGCGCGGTCTTCGGCGCCATGGAGGTCGTCACCCTCGCCTACGCCGACGAGCGGGGCCACAAGACGGCCGCGGGCCTCGTCCTGGCGCTCCAGGCGGCGGGCTCGTGCGCCGCGGGGCTCGTCTTCGGCGCCGTCCGGCCGCGCGGCCCGCTGCACCGCCGCAGGCTGCTGTGCGCGGCGGCGATGGCGGCCCTGATGTGCCTGCCACTGCTCGCGGCCGCCGCCACCGGCTCGCTCGTCGTGCTCGCGGGCGCGCTGCTGTGCGCGGGGATGGCGACCGCGCCCACGATGGTGACCGCGATGACGCTGGTCCAGAAGCTCACCCCCGAGGGGCGGACCAACGAGGGCATGACCCTCGCCGTGACCGGCCTCCTCGGGGGCATCGCCTGCGGCGCGGCGGCGAGCGGCTGGACCGTGGAGCACCTGGGCGCCACCACGGGCTACGCCGTGCCGGTGGCCGCCGCGGGCTGCGCGCTCCTGCTCACGCTCCTCGGCGGGGACCCCGCCAAGGAGGCCGTCAGCACCGGGCGGGCTTGA
- the ftsX gene encoding permease-like cell division protein FtsX, whose amino-acid sequence MRAQFVLSEIGVGLRRNLTMTFAVVVSVALSLALFGGSLLMRDQVSTMKGYWYDKVNVSIFLCNKADAEQDPKCAKGAVTNEQKDRILTDLKKMSVVDTVEHETADEAYKHYKEQFGDSPLSSSLTPDQMQESYRIKLKDPEKYQVVATAFSGRDGVQSVEDQKGVLDNLFELLNGMNKAALAVMALMLVVALMLIVNTVRVSAFSRRRETGIMRLVGASSLYIQMPFILEAAVSGLIGGGLACGFLLLGRYFIIDHGLELSEKLTLINFIGWDSVFAVLPLVLVIGLLMPALAAFLALRKYLKV is encoded by the coding sequence ATGCGCGCCCAGTTCGTCCTGTCGGAGATCGGCGTCGGTCTCCGCCGCAACCTCACGATGACCTTCGCCGTCGTCGTGTCGGTCGCCCTCTCGCTCGCCCTGTTCGGCGGCTCGCTGCTCATGCGCGACCAGGTGAGCACGATGAAGGGCTACTGGTACGACAAGGTCAACGTCTCGATCTTCCTCTGCAACAAGGCGGACGCCGAGCAGGACCCCAAGTGCGCCAAGGGTGCCGTCACCAACGAGCAGAAGGACCGGATCCTCACCGACCTCAAGAAGATGTCGGTCGTGGACACCGTCGAGCACGAGACGGCGGACGAGGCGTACAAGCACTACAAGGAGCAGTTCGGCGACTCCCCGCTGTCCAGCTCCCTGACCCCGGACCAGATGCAGGAGTCGTACCGCATCAAGCTGAAGGACCCGGAGAAGTACCAGGTGGTGGCGACCGCCTTCTCCGGGCGTGACGGCGTGCAGTCGGTGGAGGACCAGAAGGGCGTCCTGGACAACCTCTTCGAGCTGCTCAACGGCATGAACAAGGCGGCGCTCGCGGTGATGGCCCTGATGCTGGTCGTCGCCCTGATGCTGATCGTCAACACGGTGCGGGTCTCGGCGTTCAGCCGTCGCCGTGAAACCGGGATCATGCGTCTGGTGGGCGCGTCCAGCCTCTACATCCAGATGCCGTTCATCCTGGAGGCCGCCGTCTCCGGGCTCATCGGCGGCGGGCTCGCCTGTGGGTTCCTGCTGCTCGGCCGGTACTTCATCATTGACCACGGCCTGGAGCTTTCCGAGAAGCTGACGCTGATCAACTTCATCGGCTGGGACTCCGTCTTCGCGGTCCTGCCGCTGGTCCTCGTCATCGGACTGCTCATGCCTGCCCTTGCCGCTTTCCTCGCGCTGCGCAAGTACCTGAAGGTGTGA
- a CDS encoding bifunctional polysaccharide deacetylase/glycosyltransferase family 2 protein, whose protein sequence is MRYLLPSLLLVALLAMLLLRGYVHSEILADHRVRPPAATDQVPKEVLRGGPVIDTRGDRPKTLRVPDRRIVLTFDDGPDPEWTPKVLDVLAEHDAHGVFFVTGTMASRHPGLVARMVREGHEVGLHTFNHPDLSYQSKGRIDRELSQNQLALAGAAGIRTSLFRPPYSSFADAMDNTSWPVARHIGSRGYLTVVNDTDSEDWKRPGVAEIIRRATPADGKGAIVLMHDSGGDRSQTVAALSRFLPTLKQQGYEFTNLTQALEAPSAHARVTGLALWQGRIWIALITAAEHITDILVVGLAVIGFLVLGRFALMLVLSAIHTRRVRKRDATWGAPVTEPVSVLVPAYNEAKCIENTVRSLMASDHPVEVLVIDDGSTDGTARIVEGLGLPNVRVVRQHNAGKPAALNRGLANARHDLVVMMDGDTVFEASTVRELVQPFGDPRVGAVAGNAKVGNRDSLIGAWQHIEYVMGFNLDRRMYDVLRCMPTIPGAVGAFRRSALERVGGMSDDTLAEDTDITMALHRDGWRVVYAEKARAWTEAPETVRQLWSQRYRWSYGTMQAIWKHRRALIDSGPSGRFGRVGLPLVSLFMVLAPLLAPLIDVFLLYGLVFGPTQKTVAAWLGVLAVQAVCAAYAFRLDREPLTHLLSLPLQQILYRQLMYVVLLQSWITALTGGRLRWQKLRRTGVVEAPGAPARRWPAGGAEGGTVA, encoded by the coding sequence ATGCGCTATCTCCTGCCCAGCCTCCTGCTCGTGGCCCTGCTCGCGATGCTGCTGCTCCGCGGGTACGTGCACAGCGAGATCCTCGCCGACCACCGCGTCCGCCCGCCCGCCGCCACCGACCAGGTCCCGAAGGAGGTCCTGCGGGGCGGCCCGGTCATCGACACCCGCGGCGACCGCCCGAAGACCCTGCGCGTGCCCGACCGCCGCATCGTGCTGACCTTCGACGACGGCCCCGACCCCGAGTGGACCCCGAAGGTCCTCGACGTCCTGGCCGAACACGACGCGCACGGCGTCTTCTTCGTCACCGGCACGATGGCCTCGCGCCACCCCGGCCTGGTCGCGCGCATGGTCCGCGAGGGGCACGAGGTCGGCCTGCACACCTTCAACCACCCCGATCTTTCGTACCAGTCGAAGGGCCGCATCGACCGGGAGCTGTCCCAGAACCAGCTGGCGCTCGCGGGCGCCGCGGGCATCCGCACCTCGCTCTTCCGCCCGCCGTACTCCTCCTTCGCCGACGCCATGGACAACACGTCGTGGCCGGTCGCGCGGCACATCGGAAGCCGTGGCTATCTGACCGTCGTGAACGACACCGACAGCGAGGACTGGAAGCGCCCCGGCGTCGCCGAGATCATCCGCCGCGCCACGCCCGCCGACGGCAAGGGCGCCATCGTCCTGATGCACGACTCGGGCGGCGACCGCTCCCAGACGGTGGCGGCCCTGAGCCGCTTCCTGCCGACGCTGAAGCAGCAGGGCTACGAGTTCACCAACCTCACCCAGGCCCTGGAAGCGCCCAGCGCCCACGCGCGCGTGACCGGCCTCGCGCTGTGGCAGGGCCGGATCTGGATCGCCCTGATCACCGCTGCCGAGCACATCACCGACATCCTGGTCGTGGGCCTCGCGGTGATCGGCTTCCTGGTCCTCGGCCGGTTCGCCCTGATGCTGGTGCTCTCCGCGATCCACACCCGTCGCGTCCGCAAACGCGATGCCACGTGGGGCGCGCCGGTGACGGAGCCGGTCTCGGTCCTCGTGCCCGCGTACAACGAGGCCAAGTGCATCGAGAACACCGTCCGCTCCCTCATGGCGAGCGACCACCCCGTCGAGGTCCTCGTCATCGACGACGGCTCGACGGACGGCACCGCCCGCATCGTCGAGGGCCTCGGCCTGCCGAACGTACGCGTCGTCCGCCAGCACAACGCGGGCAAGCCGGCGGCGCTCAACAGGGGCCTGGCCAACGCGCGCCACGACCTCGTCGTGATGATGGACGGCGACACCGTCTTCGAGGCGTCGACGGTCCGGGAGCTGGTGCAGCCCTTCGGCGACCCGCGCGTGGGCGCCGTGGCGGGCAACGCGAAGGTCGGCAACCGGGACTCGCTCATCGGCGCCTGGCAGCACATCGAGTACGTCATGGGCTTCAACCTCGACCGCCGCATGTACGACGTGCTGCGCTGCATGCCGACCATCCCCGGTGCCGTCGGCGCCTTCCGCCGCTCCGCCCTGGAGCGGGTCGGTGGCATGAGCGACGACACGCTCGCCGAGGACACCGACATCACGATGGCCCTGCACCGCGACGGCTGGCGCGTCGTGTACGCCGAGAAGGCCCGCGCGTGGACCGAGGCCCCCGAGACCGTGCGCCAGCTCTGGTCCCAGCGCTACCGCTGGTCGTACGGCACGATGCAGGCGATCTGGAAGCACCGGCGCGCGCTCATCGACTCCGGGCCCTCGGGCCGCTTCGGCCGGGTCGGCCTGCCCCTGGTGTCCCTGTTCATGGTCCTGGCCCCGCTCCTCGCCCCCCTGATCGACGTCTTCCTCCTCTACGGCCTTGTCTTCGGGCCCACCCAGAAGACGGTCGCCGCCTGGCTCGGCGTCCTCGCCGTCCAGGCGGTGTGCGCGGCGTACGCCTTCCGCCTGGACCGCGAGCCCCTGACCCACCTGCTCTCGCTCCCGCTCCAGCAGATCCTCTACCGGCAGCTGATGTACGTGGTCCTGCTCCAGTCCTGGATCACCGCCCTCACCGGCGGGCGGCTGCGCTGGCAGAAGCTGCGGCGCACGGGCGTGGTGGAGGCGCCGGGCGCCCCGGCGCGGCGGTGGCCGGCGGGCGGCGCGGAAGGGGGGACGGTGGCATGA
- the dacB gene encoding D-alanyl-D-alanine carboxypeptidase/D-alanyl-D-alanine endopeptidase, whose product MSRPVSRVNTRMRHWIWPAVLGVAASLSLSAPAGADAERSGLPEAIDTILGDPRMEGGVASVVVADAKSGDVLYQHRPTGRLMPASNTKMLTSAAALEVLGPDHRFTTDVLADGERHGPVLKGDLYLRGTGDPTTLAKDYDALAAKVAAAGVRRVSGRLVADDTRFDDRRVGDTWGADDESSYYAAQISALSLAPDTDYDTGTVVVEVTPGAGPGDAPRVSLTPKTDYVDIDLRATTGAAGSANSLAVERRHGENTITVTGSIPLGGAATKEWVTVWEPTRYAAAVFRDALAAHGVKVSGPTRAGRATPKDARALASHASMPLKDLLIPFMKLSNNMHAEHLTKAMGHKATGRPGSWGDGIAAIGGYLKTAGVDPGKLRQVDGSGLSRKDNIPAHQLITLLRSAKGEPWFADWYRSLPVACEPDKFVGGTLRTRMCGTPAARNARAKTGTLTGASGLSGYVTDAGGRELVFSIVLNNHLASSVKPVEDAIVVTLAKSTADKAVLVEPRARRAGAGEPGGGDLECSWVKPARC is encoded by the coding sequence ATGAGTAGACCCGTGAGTCGCGTCAACACCCGTATGCGCCACTGGATCTGGCCCGCCGTCCTCGGCGTCGCCGCCTCGCTGTCCCTCAGCGCCCCGGCCGGGGCCGATGCCGAGCGCAGCGGGCTCCCCGAAGCCATCGACACCATCCTCGGCGACCCCCGTATGGAGGGCGGCGTCGCCAGCGTCGTGGTCGCCGACGCCAAGAGCGGCGACGTCCTCTACCAGCACCGGCCGACCGGGCGGCTCATGCCCGCGTCCAACACCAAGATGCTCACCTCGGCCGCCGCCCTGGAGGTCCTCGGCCCCGACCACCGGTTCACCACGGACGTCCTCGCCGACGGCGAGCGGCACGGGCCCGTGCTCAAGGGGGACCTCTACCTGCGCGGCACCGGCGACCCGACGACCCTCGCCAAGGACTACGACGCGCTGGCGGCGAAGGTCGCCGCGGCCGGTGTCCGGCGCGTCTCGGGGCGGCTCGTCGCCGACGACACCCGGTTCGACGACCGGCGCGTCGGCGACACCTGGGGCGCCGACGACGAGTCGTCGTACTACGCGGCCCAGATCTCGGCCCTCAGCCTCGCGCCCGACACGGACTACGACACCGGGACCGTCGTCGTCGAGGTGACGCCCGGCGCGGGGCCCGGGGACGCGCCGCGCGTGTCCCTCACCCCGAAGACCGACTACGTGGACATCGACCTGCGCGCCACCACGGGCGCCGCGGGCAGCGCCAACAGCCTCGCCGTCGAGCGGCGGCACGGCGAGAACACCATCACCGTCACCGGCTCCATTCCCCTCGGCGGGGCCGCCACCAAGGAGTGGGTGACCGTCTGGGAGCCGACCCGGTACGCCGCCGCCGTCTTCCGGGACGCGCTCGCCGCCCACGGGGTGAAGGTCAGCGGACCGACCAGGGCGGGGCGCGCGACACCGAAGGACGCGCGCGCACTGGCCTCGCACGCCTCCATGCCGCTCAAGGACCTGCTCATCCCGTTCATGAAGCTGTCCAACAACATGCACGCCGAGCACCTGACCAAGGCCATGGGGCACAAGGCGACCGGGCGGCCCGGCAGTTGGGGCGACGGGATCGCGGCGATCGGCGGCTATCTGAAGACGGCGGGCGTCGACCCGGGCAAGCTGCGCCAGGTCGACGGCTCCGGCCTCTCGCGCAAGGACAACATCCCGGCCCACCAGCTCATCACGCTGCTGCGCTCGGCCAAGGGCGAGCCCTGGTTCGCCGACTGGTACCGGTCCCTGCCGGTGGCGTGCGAGCCGGACAAGTTCGTCGGCGGCACGCTGCGCACCCGTATGTGCGGGACGCCCGCCGCCCGCAACGCGCGCGCGAAGACGGGGACGCTGACCGGCGCGTCCGGCCTCTCCGGGTACGTGACCGACGCGGGCGGGCGCGAACTGGTCTTCAGCATCGTCCTCAACAACCACCTGGCTTCCTCCGTGAAGCCCGTGGAGGACGCGATCGTCGTCACGCTCGCCAAGTCCACCGCGGACAAGGCGGTCCTGGTGGAGCCGCGCGCGCGGCGGGCCGGAGCCGGGGAGCCGGGCGGCGGGGACCTGGAGTGCTCGTGGGTCAAGCCCGCCCGGTGCTGA
- the ftsE gene encoding cell division ATP-binding protein FtsE: protein MIRFDNVSKAYPKQNRPALRDVSLEIEKGEFVFLVGSSGSGKSTFLRLILREERTSHGQVHVLGKDLARLSNWKVPHMRRQLGTVFQDFRLLPNKTVAENVAFAQEVIGKSRGEIRKSVPQVLDLVGLGGKEDRMPGELSGGEQQRVAIARAFVNRPKLLIADEPTGNLDPQTSVGIMKLLDRINRTGTTVVMATHDQQIVDQMRKRVIELEKGRLVRDQSRGVYGYQH, encoded by the coding sequence GTGATCCGATTCGACAACGTCTCCAAGGCCTATCCGAAGCAGAACCGTCCGGCGCTCCGCGATGTGTCGCTGGAGATCGAAAAGGGCGAGTTCGTCTTCCTGGTGGGGTCATCCGGCTCCGGAAAGTCCACCTTCCTGCGGCTGATCCTCCGCGAGGAGCGCACCAGCCACGGCCAGGTGCACGTCCTGGGCAAGGACCTGGCCCGGCTCTCCAACTGGAAGGTGCCGCACATGCGCCGCCAGCTGGGCACCGTCTTCCAGGACTTCCGGCTCCTGCCGAACAAGACCGTCGCCGAGAACGTGGCCTTCGCCCAGGAGGTCATCGGCAAGTCGCGCGGCGAGATCCGCAAGTCCGTGCCCCAGGTGCTCGACCTCGTCGGGCTCGGCGGCAAGGAGGACCGGATGCCCGGCGAGCTCTCCGGTGGTGAGCAGCAGCGCGTGGCGATCGCCCGCGCCTTCGTCAACCGGCCGAAGCTCCTGATCGCCGACGAGCCGACGGGCAACCTCGACCCGCAGACCTCCGTCGGCATCATGAAGCTGCTCGACCGCATCAACCGGACCGGCACCACCGTCGTGATGGCCACCCACGACCAGCAGATCGTGGACCAGATGCGCAAGCGGGTCATCGAGCTGGAGAAGGGCCGTCTCGTCCGCGACCAGTCCCGCGGCGTCTACGGCTACCAGCACTGA
- a CDS encoding LysR family transcriptional regulator produces the protein MVTSPPGAPRDVEPRLLRAFVAVSEELHFTRAAARLYVAQQALSRDVRRLERELGTDLFVRSTRQVVLTADGERLLPYARRVLAAQDELTAAFARGSAAAARPLLVDLNSPGLVFGRVLERARQLVPHCELMARFESGLTGAAAEIAAGRLDASFGRYAGLPAALRAPLAQQPVRYEPMAVLLPAGHPLEALDEVPLARLAGERVYAGAGNDRTLEWTDLAERLFAGRGIEVAPPAPLAVGPEEFARIMAKHRNPVLAVVGFPGMPGAVLRPLVDPVPLSPVSLVWRRGLDHPGLDALRRAAAELAAAEGWLVRPANAWIPDNDALIMVS, from the coding sequence ATGGTCACCTCACCGCCCGGGGCGCCCCGCGACGTGGAGCCCCGGCTGCTCCGCGCCTTTGTCGCCGTCTCCGAGGAACTGCACTTCACGCGCGCCGCCGCCCGCCTCTACGTCGCCCAGCAGGCGCTGAGCCGCGATGTGCGGCGCCTGGAGCGGGAGTTGGGGACGGATCTGTTCGTACGGTCCACGCGGCAGGTCGTGCTGACGGCCGACGGCGAGCGACTGCTCCCGTACGCCCGACGGGTCCTGGCGGCGCAGGACGAGCTGACGGCCGCCTTCGCGCGCGGGAGCGCCGCTGCCGCCCGCCCCCTCCTCGTCGACCTCAACAGCCCCGGCCTCGTCTTCGGGCGGGTCCTGGAGCGGGCCCGCCAACTGGTCCCGCACTGCGAGCTGATGGCCCGCTTCGAGAGCGGTCTGACGGGCGCGGCGGCGGAGATCGCGGCGGGCAGGCTCGACGCGTCGTTCGGCCGGTACGCGGGGCTGCCCGCCGCCCTGCGCGCCCCGCTCGCGCAGCAGCCGGTGCGGTACGAGCCGATGGCGGTGCTGCTCCCGGCCGGGCATCCACTGGAGGCCCTGGACGAGGTGCCGCTGGCCCGGCTCGCGGGCGAGCGCGTGTACGCGGGCGCGGGCAACGACCGCACCCTGGAGTGGACGGACCTGGCCGAACGCCTCTTCGCGGGCCGGGGCATCGAGGTCGCGCCGCCCGCCCCGCTGGCCGTCGGGCCCGAGGAATTCGCGCGGATCATGGCAAAGCACCGCAACCCGGTCCTCGCCGTGGTCGGTTTCCCCGGGATGCCCGGCGCCGTGCTGCGGCCGCTCGTCGACCCGGTGCCGCTGTCGCCGGTGTCCCTGGTGTGGCGGCGCGGCCTGGACCACCCCGGTCTCGACGCGCTGCGGCGCGCGGCGGCCGAACTCGCTGCGGCGGAAGGATGGCTGGTCAGGCCCGCGAATGCATGGATTCCGGACAACGATGCACTCATCATGGTGAGTTAA